From a single Endozoicomonas euniceicola genomic region:
- a CDS encoding SpoVR family protein: MPDNETLERELTQKKPAKQNFISTGSEWTFELLEQYDREFARLADKFRLDTYPNQIEVISSEQMIDAYASVGMPLMYNHWSFGKQFLSNQQSYQRGQMGLAYEIVINSNPCIAYLMEENTMPMQALVIAHACYGHNSFFKGNYLFRQWTDADSIIDYLLFARNYIAQCEEKHGVDAVEEILDASHALMNQGVNRYERPRPISPEQEKALAKDREEYIQRNLNDLWRTIPIKETEQQAQEFRYPQHPEENILYFVEKNAPLLETWQREIIRIVRKVAQYFYPQRQTQVMNEGWASFWHYHLMHEMYNEGLITEGFIMEFLHSHSNVVFQPAFDDQRYSGINPYALGFAIFQDIRRMCEHPTEEDRYWFPDLAGSDWLEAVHFAMRNFKDESFVLQYLSPKVMRDLRLFCINDDDRESYLEISAIHDETGYRNLRESLAAQYNLGNREPNIQVYSADVRGDRSLTLRHYMHKGRPVEDDSALEIIKHLRRLWGFDVRMESVDQNDKLIARYELPTEERYQEEGVV, translated from the coding sequence ATGCCTGACAATGAAACCCTCGAACGAGAGTTAACGCAAAAGAAACCCGCCAAGCAGAACTTTATCTCCACCGGTTCTGAGTGGACCTTTGAGCTGCTGGAACAATATGACCGTGAGTTTGCCCGTCTGGCCGACAAGTTTCGACTGGATACCTATCCAAACCAGATCGAAGTCATCAGCTCCGAGCAGATGATTGATGCCTACGCCTCCGTGGGCATGCCCCTGATGTACAACCACTGGAGTTTTGGCAAACAATTTCTCAGCAATCAGCAAAGCTACCAGCGGGGTCAGATGGGGCTGGCTTATGAAATCGTTATCAACTCCAACCCGTGCATCGCCTACCTGATGGAAGAGAACACCATGCCCATGCAGGCGCTGGTGATTGCACACGCCTGTTATGGTCATAACTCGTTCTTTAAGGGCAACTATCTGTTCCGGCAGTGGACAGACGCGGATTCCATTATTGATTATCTGTTGTTTGCCAGGAACTACATTGCCCAGTGCGAAGAAAAGCACGGCGTGGATGCGGTGGAAGAAATACTGGACGCCAGTCATGCACTGATGAATCAGGGCGTAAACCGGTACGAACGGCCTCGCCCGATTTCACCGGAGCAGGAGAAAGCCCTGGCGAAAGATCGTGAAGAGTATATCCAGCGCAACCTGAATGATCTGTGGCGCACCATTCCAATTAAAGAGACAGAGCAGCAGGCACAGGAATTCCGTTACCCACAGCACCCGGAAGAAAATATTCTGTACTTTGTCGAGAAGAATGCGCCGCTGCTGGAAACCTGGCAGCGGGAAATCATCCGTATCGTGCGCAAAGTGGCACAATACTTCTACCCTCAGCGACAGACACAGGTGATGAATGAAGGCTGGGCGTCCTTCTGGCATTACCACCTGATGCATGAGATGTATAACGAAGGTCTGATCACGGAAGGCTTTATTATGGAGTTCCTGCATTCTCATTCCAATGTGGTGTTCCAGCCTGCTTTTGATGACCAGCGTTACAGCGGCATCAACCCTTATGCCCTGGGTTTTGCCATCTTCCAGGATATCCGCCGAATGTGCGAGCATCCGACGGAAGAAGACCGCTACTGGTTCCCGGACCTGGCCGGTTCAGACTGGCTGGAAGCCGTCCACTTTGCCATGCGCAACTTTAAGGATGAGAGTTTTGTCCTTCAGTATCTCTCGCCTAAAGTCATGCGCGACCTGCGCCTGTTCTGTATTAACGACGATGATCGTGAAAGCTATCTGGAAATCAGTGCCATTCACGATGAAACGGGCTATCGCAATCTGCGTGAGTCTCTGGCAGCCCAGTACAACCTGGGCAACAGGGAGCCCAATATTCAGGTCTACAGCGCCGATGTCAGGGGTGACCGCTCACTGACACTCAGGCATTACATGCATAAGGGCCGGCCTGTTGAAGACGACAGCGCTCTTGAGATTATCAAACACCTGCGCAGGCTCTGGGGGTTTGATGTAAGAATGGAGTCTGTTGACCAGAATGATAAGCTCATCGCCCGCTATGAGCTTCCAACAGAAGAGCGCTATCAAGAGGAGGGTGTCGTATAA
- a CDS encoding TROVE domain-containing protein — protein sequence MTRLLKVSVLCVLIFCFSFFKNAQGKDALSTSVVYSSDTTTHLVSYPENSYLRLFQIPLNIMVYSFAHIGPFLYAASAGSLAKLHPEWEALLRNGIPLSQGIATVMALQQFYPALKNKWRDISRYGLSGVAFDRQNYLTCQQRRGNMPVHVESRGLGRHFYFTVHTSDTLSPVLRIKKLSNELNNTKANQLNDDEIFWKQLYETMTTHGSDHISIQVKNSEDKKKSLAVTVNGEKHNTSLTIPIDSNDSTLWDLELINHWCLNIDSDVMYSVFDGKTIEAIVVQMNNALSSSSKKMTTQNHLKPRSTHISYRSYRTLSSELGNNQRLVISDYSNKENSGYFYLTNSHLPLKDLLPLVIARDSEQLIEYIAAQEVWNLENIISGTEKLIAQTLVIPETSKSILKAVSHSEQTGHHHDYHKQHHSALSAIESTSFVSKVKSNLIDLLRPVNDAFLRRTALFMMEPEPDKKMIMSDDVEGDTFPSASLTPEQFQIIQYLLTGEGKDKLFQEVSSNGVTVLRLKPEFSEEDSINTLKRLMKSHNIQPSILAEVLVNLEQSDNPVLRRKVQEIMSQSRSGASFLPIMAKKRLSSCTDGAKDEQSVMDTDSALPAKKIKTEKIIQPWGRSQRRIVTDHYRGLGINGKLLPDLFKYQSRSYPGADKKENVKVSQAELIKLSHFKPATLEEKIITKFYLNKKHKNINFDAYIDEEIQKKAGTADAYSEPDISKARKALEVMRDYKKATLADTTADEVIGLIEKHRLSREQISTHHLKNKDVWKALFKSMPPHAVIRNLGIMSSLDIFVNKGDSAYNLLKSKLSKESIECAKLSPHALQKGLRYYYQGEGNLGKVRWAPKSGVVETLESSYVESLNSGQTNNQKTCFVFGISSADRDNYVDETGTLSFSDAALSIIAPWSLKSGCDSTVVIYSKDDGENYALKMNQNLMKKVTGSLAIMDNLKAHKEEQDRKKLVQAREAESQNKGYETAVQILFLLDTTGSMKGEIKACQQAIKMAVEKTESKLLEINGIDDRQKVEVAFIGYKDLPRTGYLRKTKRNWFAVNDFTIDTREIQTSVSLQEAEGGSDVPEDIAGAFDQVSQCNWLKTSVKIIFHITDAPPHGCNLHSLSKYDDHYSDGDPDGLDPVKQMEEFAKRHISYSLLDTWQVGSPGCSLEMAFSKFEQGFKNGLKVISQQNPSDTLPKPTIQRKIISKYSVTNELPRQVDNIVTRELQSNSQFLKEISVANVFKDTYGNDRIDDEVDENASFIAVPVQHNSYSSLAALEQAINSRITFDQFVIFIDGHYQSIPEIKYLLEKMKEYREAVNNKARLIVAMHSTNKKLNEQFDSLFKEIDHVLFVPKFTEHLSVISDYWNQVPVAEESLEALIDEAMIVGSDSDHEDNYDHENGSDYGDHSDYEYYSDYE from the coding sequence GTGACCAGACTGTTAAAGGTTTCAGTTTTATGTGTGCTTATTTTTTGTTTCAGTTTTTTTAAAAATGCTCAGGGTAAGGATGCCCTTTCAACTAGTGTCGTTTATTCTTCAGATACAACAACACACTTAGTTAGCTATCCGGAAAATTCATACCTGAGACTATTTCAAATTCCACTGAACATCATGGTCTATAGCTTTGCACATATAGGACCCTTCCTGTATGCCGCTTCAGCAGGGAGCCTTGCAAAACTGCATCCCGAGTGGGAAGCCCTTCTAAGAAATGGCATCCCGCTCAGCCAGGGCATTGCAACTGTAATGGCACTCCAACAGTTTTACCCTGCACTGAAAAATAAGTGGCGCGATATATCACGATACGGCCTGTCGGGTGTCGCTTTTGACAGACAAAATTATCTAACTTGCCAGCAGCGAAGAGGCAATATGCCAGTTCATGTGGAGTCGCGCGGGCTGGGCAGGCATTTTTATTTCACAGTCCACACCTCAGACACACTTTCTCCTGTTTTACGTATTAAAAAGTTGAGCAATGAATTAAACAATACCAAGGCAAACCAGCTAAATGATGATGAAATATTTTGGAAACAGCTTTATGAAACCATGACAACTCATGGTTCAGACCACATTTCCATACAAGTTAAAAATAGTGAGGACAAAAAAAAATCTCTGGCTGTAACCGTCAATGGTGAGAAGCATAACACTTCACTCACTATACCTATCGATTCAAACGACAGTACCCTCTGGGATCTGGAACTGATCAACCACTGGTGCCTTAATATTGATTCAGATGTTATGTATAGCGTTTTCGATGGAAAAACCATTGAAGCTATTGTTGTTCAAATGAACAACGCTTTAAGTAGCAGCAGCAAAAAAATGACAACCCAGAACCATTTAAAACCGAGGTCAACACACATATCATACAGGTCTTACCGTACGCTAAGCTCTGAGCTTGGTAATAACCAAAGACTCGTCATCAGTGATTATTCTAACAAAGAAAACTCAGGCTACTTTTATTTGACCAATAGCCATTTGCCACTTAAAGACCTCCTACCATTAGTCATTGCAAGAGATTCTGAACAGCTTATTGAGTATATCGCGGCTCAGGAGGTCTGGAATCTGGAAAATATTATTTCAGGTACAGAAAAGTTAATAGCGCAAACGCTGGTTATTCCTGAAACCAGCAAGTCGATATTGAAGGCTGTAAGCCATAGTGAACAGACAGGGCATCATCATGATTACCATAAACAGCATCACAGTGCACTATCAGCAATAGAATCCACATCTTTTGTGAGTAAAGTAAAATCGAATTTAATCGATTTATTACGGCCGGTTAACGATGCTTTTTTACGGCGGACCGCTTTATTTATGATGGAGCCTGAACCGGATAAAAAAATGATAATGAGCGATGATGTGGAAGGAGATACTTTCCCAAGTGCTTCGCTGACACCGGAACAGTTCCAGATAATTCAATATCTTCTGACAGGTGAAGGAAAGGATAAATTATTTCAGGAAGTCAGTAGTAATGGCGTGACAGTGTTAAGACTGAAACCGGAATTCAGTGAGGAAGATAGCATCAACACCCTGAAAAGGCTAATGAAGAGCCATAATATTCAGCCATCAATATTGGCAGAAGTATTGGTCAACCTGGAACAGTCAGACAATCCTGTATTAAGGCGCAAGGTACAGGAAATTATGTCTCAATCAAGAAGCGGTGCTTCTTTTCTTCCGATTATGGCGAAAAAAAGACTGTCAAGCTGTACTGACGGTGCTAAGGATGAACAATCAGTCATGGATACAGACAGTGCCCTGCCCGCAAAAAAAATAAAGACAGAAAAAATCATTCAGCCCTGGGGGAGGTCACAAAGAAGAATCGTTACAGATCATTACAGAGGGCTGGGCATTAATGGAAAGTTACTCCCTGACCTGTTCAAATATCAAAGTCGATCTTATCCTGGTGCTGACAAGAAAGAAAATGTCAAGGTGTCTCAGGCCGAACTGATAAAGCTCTCACATTTTAAGCCTGCAACACTGGAAGAAAAAATCATTACTAAATTTTATTTAAATAAAAAACATAAAAATATAAATTTTGATGCATACATAGATGAGGAGATCCAGAAAAAGGCAGGTACAGCAGATGCCTATTCAGAACCAGACATCAGCAAGGCCAGAAAAGCCTTGGAAGTTATGAGAGATTATAAAAAAGCAACACTCGCCGATACGACAGCTGATGAAGTCATTGGTCTGATTGAAAAACATCGATTATCCAGAGAGCAAATTAGCACCCACCACCTTAAAAACAAAGATGTTTGGAAAGCGCTTTTCAAATCCATGCCTCCCCATGCAGTTATACGAAATCTTGGCATCATGTCCAGCCTCGATATTTTTGTTAACAAAGGTGATTCCGCCTATAATTTGCTGAAATCAAAGCTAAGCAAAGAATCAATAGAATGCGCTAAACTTTCACCCCATGCACTCCAAAAAGGCCTGAGGTACTACTATCAAGGTGAAGGAAACTTAGGGAAAGTGCGATGGGCTCCTAAGAGCGGTGTTGTTGAAACACTGGAAAGTAGCTATGTAGAGTCACTCAACAGTGGGCAAACTAATAATCAAAAAACCTGTTTTGTATTTGGCATATCATCGGCTGACAGGGATAACTATGTTGATGAAACAGGAACGCTGTCGTTCAGTGACGCAGCATTATCAATTATCGCTCCATGGTCGTTAAAATCAGGCTGTGACTCAACCGTAGTGATATACAGCAAAGATGATGGTGAGAACTATGCATTGAAAATGAATCAGAATTTGATGAAGAAGGTTACCGGCTCCCTGGCCATTATGGACAACTTAAAAGCCCATAAGGAAGAGCAGGACAGGAAAAAACTTGTTCAGGCCAGGGAGGCTGAAAGTCAAAACAAAGGGTATGAAACAGCTGTTCAAATCCTTTTCCTGCTAGATACAACAGGGAGTATGAAAGGTGAAATCAAAGCATGTCAACAAGCTATTAAAATGGCAGTGGAAAAAACTGAATCGAAGCTATTAGAAATAAACGGTATTGATGATAGACAGAAGGTAGAAGTTGCATTCATAGGTTATAAGGACTTACCCCGTACTGGCTATCTCCGAAAGACTAAAAGAAATTGGTTTGCAGTTAATGATTTCACCATTGATACAAGAGAAATACAAACCTCAGTCTCACTTCAGGAGGCAGAAGGTGGGTCTGATGTTCCTGAAGATATTGCAGGTGCATTCGATCAGGTCAGTCAATGTAACTGGCTGAAAACTTCTGTGAAAATCATATTTCATATTACCGACGCCCCCCCGCATGGTTGCAATTTGCACTCTCTAAGTAAATACGATGACCATTATTCTGATGGAGACCCTGATGGTCTTGACCCGGTTAAACAAATGGAAGAATTTGCCAAAAGGCATATCAGTTACAGTCTACTGGACACTTGGCAGGTTGGCAGCCCCGGATGCAGTCTAGAGATGGCATTTTCTAAGTTTGAACAGGGTTTCAAAAATGGGCTGAAAGTAATTAGCCAGCAGAATCCTTCAGACACCCTGCCAAAACCAACCATTCAAAGAAAAATTATTTCCAAGTATAGTGTAACTAATGAACTGCCACGACAGGTTGATAACATTGTTACAAGAGAGCTTCAGAGCAATAGTCAATTCTTGAAAGAAATCAGCGTTGCGAATGTATTTAAAGATACTTACGGCAACGACCGGATTGATGATGAGGTTGATGAAAATGCTTCTTTTATAGCTGTCCCGGTTCAGCACAACTCCTACTCTTCTTTAGCAGCATTAGAGCAGGCAATTAATAGCAGGATTACTTTTGATCAATTCGTTATTTTTATTGACGGACATTATCAAAGCATACCAGAGATAAAGTATCTTTTAGAAAAAATGAAAGAATATAGGGAAGCTGTTAATAATAAAGCGCGGCTAATCGTTGCCATGCATTCTACCAATAAAAAACTTAACGAACAATTTGACAGCTTATTTAAAGAAATAGACCATGTACTCTTTGTTCCAAAATTTACTGAACATCTGTCTGTAATTAGTGACTACTGGAATCAGGTTCCTGTTGCTGAAGAGTCCCTAGAAGCTCTTATTGATGAGGCAATGATAGTTGGAAGCGATTCGGATCATGAGGACAATTATGATCATGAAAACGGTTCGGATTATGGAGACCATTCGGATTATGAATACTATTCGGATTATGAGTGA
- a CDS encoding RING-HC finger protein codes for MAIKMRIIYGCILLLTTSLFTHADDFSISNYIISRQNSGDSQLVDIKIGWVTINLTSLDQNLTNDQRITACNSRENYILDINNFRNMVNFYYDFISRMAGNNDQAIRQMSQLLTRIFNLNASNISNRNILYTQRINMDFFHDINLSNFRLRSANSNSEKKRCRKIAQRTNNAGSTNSATIGFEDFYSNPNDNVSCISNTGLALLLASFLEPWVRMDVQAGDNPLATINDHLALIQRTFFNRVFQRVLSSANRPTTSTSPESTSQINHEYDPFAFITTEDIIHFLNSTGADKDFVFATLLRSLSISFSFHLINRNVFSRAPLSTPEDINRNYPAADTMQTVYFSYVSAYLQSREVILPLNCSFDFNYMRQMSSDYPQLSPDFWTNLALTHQRLADEEPTRLFTRLSGTDTSDTATPEAPAIQQAVENPNTNRPNRAQRTITQLLRLNAQLNDRLNGVSSEQSSSSESCCICLEKKQSAALMPCQHASTCYDCANRLLQSNVPNCPMCRHKIEGILKLYFN; via the coding sequence ATGGCGATTAAAATGAGAATAATATATGGCTGCATCTTATTATTGACAACCAGTTTATTCACGCATGCTGATGACTTTTCCATTAGCAATTATATCATTTCCAGACAAAACTCAGGCGACAGCCAACTTGTAGATATAAAGATTGGATGGGTCACTATCAACCTGACTTCGCTTGACCAGAACCTGACAAACGACCAGAGAATAACAGCATGCAATAGCCGGGAGAATTATATTCTTGATATAAACAACTTCCGAAATATGGTTAATTTTTACTATGACTTTATTTCCAGAATGGCAGGTAATAACGATCAAGCTATAAGACAAATGAGCCAGCTCCTGACTCGAATATTTAATTTAAATGCGAGTAACATTAGCAACAGAAATATATTGTATACACAGAGAATTAATATGGATTTTTTCCACGATATAAACCTCAGCAATTTCAGACTACGGTCTGCAAACAGCAACTCTGAAAAAAAAAGATGCAGGAAAATAGCGCAAAGAACGAATAATGCTGGTTCTACAAACTCGGCAACGATAGGATTTGAAGATTTTTATTCAAACCCAAATGATAATGTTTCATGCATTAGTAATACTGGTCTTGCATTGTTGTTAGCCTCTTTTCTTGAGCCATGGGTTCGTATGGATGTTCAGGCTGGAGACAATCCGCTTGCAACAATAAATGATCACCTTGCCTTGATTCAGCGGACTTTTTTTAATCGAGTGTTTCAGAGAGTTTTATCATCAGCCAATCGCCCGACAACGAGCACCTCACCAGAGAGTACATCCCAAATTAACCATGAGTATGATCCTTTTGCGTTCATAACGACAGAAGACATAATCCATTTCCTAAACTCGACCGGGGCGGATAAAGATTTTGTTTTTGCAACTTTGCTTCGCTCACTTTCTATTAGTTTTTCCTTTCACTTAATCAATCGCAATGTTTTTTCAAGAGCGCCCCTGAGTACGCCCGAAGATATAAATCGTAACTATCCAGCGGCTGATACTATGCAAACAGTTTATTTCAGTTATGTAAGTGCTTATCTTCAGTCAAGAGAAGTTATCCTCCCTCTTAACTGCTCTTTTGATTTTAACTATATGAGACAAATGTCTTCAGATTATCCGCAATTGTCACCAGACTTCTGGACTAATCTGGCGCTTACCCATCAAAGGCTGGCCGATGAGGAACCAACCCGATTGTTTACCCGGCTATCCGGTACTGATACGTCCGACACGGCCACCCCTGAAGCACCTGCCATACAACAGGCGGTAGAGAATCCTAATACAAATCGACCGAATAGGGCGCAAAGAACTATTACTCAACTTTTAAGGTTAAATGCGCAGTTGAATGACAGGCTTAACGGGGTCAGTTCTGAACAGTCATCCAGTTCTGAATCATGCTGTATCTGTCTTGAAAAAAAACAATCTGCAGCTCTTATGCCTTGTCAACATGCATCGACATGCTATGACTGTGCAAATAGACTTTTACAATCAAACGTTCCCAATTGCCCCATGTGCCGACATAAAATCGAAGGTATTTTAAAACTGTATTTTAACTAA
- a CDS encoding RNA-guided endonuclease InsQ/TnpB family protein, translating to MLRATKVRIYPTSEQAEFLDRQFDAVRFVWNKALAIKVHYYKVRGQSLSPKKHLKPLLAKAKKSRKYSWLKNADSIALQQATINLDTAFQNFFNPKLQARFPRFKKKHGKQSSYHCTSVSVGDNWIKIPKCKPIRAKVHREIVGKVKSITLSRTLTGKYFASILADDTQEQPKQIDNLEANQVVGVDMGITDLAITSTGHKTDNPRFLKKAQRNLKRKQQALSRCKKGSKGRHKARLLVAKAHERVAFARNDFQHKLSKQLIDENQAVIVETLKVKNMLKNKRLARSIADAGWHSLITKLEYKAKQEGKHLVKIDQWFASSKTCSVCDLKQEKMPLRIRSWECSCGAIHDRDINAARNIKKQGILKLKAEGLSVSADGGLRKSGILSVAA from the coding sequence ATGCTGAGAGCCACCAAAGTACGAATCTATCCAACATCAGAGCAGGCGGAATTTCTCGACCGTCAGTTTGATGCTGTGCGGTTCGTATGGAACAAGGCCCTGGCTATTAAGGTTCATTATTACAAGGTTCGTGGGCAGAGCCTTTCTCCCAAAAAACACCTGAAGCCCTTGCTGGCAAAAGCCAAGAAAAGCCGAAAGTACTCATGGCTGAAAAACGCTGACTCTATTGCACTGCAACAGGCCACTATCAATCTGGATACGGCCTTTCAAAACTTTTTCAATCCCAAATTGCAGGCAAGATTTCCTCGCTTCAAGAAAAAGCATGGCAAGCAAAGTAGCTACCATTGTACGTCTGTCTCTGTGGGCGATAACTGGATAAAAATCCCCAAGTGCAAGCCCATAAGGGCTAAAGTGCATCGTGAAATAGTGGGTAAGGTGAAGTCTATCACCCTGAGCAGAACGCTAACCGGCAAGTATTTTGCCTCCATATTGGCTGATGATACCCAGGAACAACCAAAACAGATTGATAATCTTGAAGCTAATCAGGTTGTCGGTGTTGATATGGGGATTACTGATCTGGCTATCACCAGTACCGGCCATAAGACTGACAATCCTCGCTTTCTGAAAAAAGCACAACGTAACCTGAAAAGAAAACAACAGGCTCTATCTCGCTGCAAGAAAGGCTCAAAAGGTAGGCACAAAGCCCGTTTATTGGTGGCAAAGGCGCATGAGCGTGTAGCCTTTGCCCGTAATGATTTTCAGCATAAGCTATCAAAACAACTCATCGACGAAAACCAAGCGGTGATTGTGGAGACACTGAAAGTTAAAAACATGCTCAAGAACAAGCGTCTTGCTCGTTCTATTGCTGATGCTGGCTGGCACTCACTGATAACCAAACTCGAATACAAGGCAAAGCAGGAAGGTAAACATCTGGTGAAGATAGACCAGTGGTTTGCATCCTCTAAAACTTGCTCAGTCTGCGATTTGAAACAGGAAAAAATGCCATTGAGAATCCGATCATGGGAGTGTAGCTGTGGTGCTATCCATGACCGGGATATTAATGCAGCTCGCAATATCAAGAAGCAAGGCATATTGAAATTAAAGGCGGAAGGACTGTCCGTTTCTGCTGATGGAGGCTTGCGTAAATCCGGCATACTGTCGGTTGCTGCCTAA
- the tnpA gene encoding IS200/IS605 family transposase: protein MSAHNKDLLKGYLRKRHSVTKLVIHLVFTTKYRRKLFDGYMIKQLRESFESACEKLECQLLEMDGEKDHVHLLVAYPPKLAISVMVNNLKSTSSRRLRMLNTHLTAQSKAGLMWSRSYFACSAGGATIETLKDYVNSQSTPD from the coding sequence GTGAGCGCACACAATAAAGATTTACTTAAAGGGTATCTTCGCAAACGACATAGCGTTACCAAGCTGGTTATTCATTTGGTGTTCACGACAAAGTACAGACGAAAGCTTTTTGATGGCTATATGATCAAGCAGTTACGGGAGTCGTTCGAGAGTGCATGTGAAAAACTGGAATGCCAGTTACTTGAAATGGATGGCGAAAAAGATCACGTACACCTGTTGGTGGCCTACCCACCAAAACTGGCTATCAGTGTCATGGTAAATAATCTCAAATCAACATCATCAAGACGGTTGCGAATGCTGAATACCCACCTTACTGCTCAGAGCAAAGCAGGCTTAATGTGGTCAAGGTCTTACTTTGCTTGCAGTGCTGGCGGTGCAACTATCGAGACTCTGAAGGACTACGTTAATAGCCAGAGTACACCAGATTGA
- a CDS encoding FAD-dependent oxidoreductase: protein MKQNTLVLAGGGHTHALLLKALQKQPLPCQPVLLSSTRYTPYSGMLPGVIAGVYQPEEAHIDLKVLAENSGSEFIEDEITTLAADNNELTTAGGQTLKYDALSINTGSTQQRVIEGPDCISIKPVERFLPWLSETLQERLKQFERQSKTFNLVMVGGGAAGVEVAMALKERFRYSTALTIHIMTSNGVVPGHSRAVRQLVNNELAQKGIQVHTDFQVASVSDHCIHSLSGRQLPYDQVILATPACPAPWTAHSGLSTDRTGFIRVNPFLQSCSHDNVFACGDIAAFTETALARCGVYAVRQAPVLHQNLKAWLNGQALQPYRPQQQFLSLLSCANGRAIASRGAFRAKGSLIWLWKNWIDKRFMAQFPTPLYDSVGSDLLPYRKPLPAEKDQSLLNKKP, encoded by the coding sequence ATGAAACAAAATACCCTTGTGCTGGCCGGTGGCGGCCATACTCATGCACTGCTATTAAAAGCATTACAGAAGCAACCCCTGCCCTGTCAGCCGGTACTGCTGTCGAGCACTCGCTACACCCCTTACTCCGGTATGCTGCCCGGAGTGATTGCAGGTGTCTATCAGCCGGAAGAGGCACACATTGACCTGAAAGTGCTGGCAGAAAACAGTGGCAGTGAATTTATTGAAGATGAAATCACCACGCTGGCCGCTGACAACAACGAACTCACCACAGCAGGCGGTCAAACCCTCAAGTACGATGCGCTATCGATCAACACGGGCTCTACCCAGCAGCGGGTAATAGAGGGCCCTGACTGCATCAGCATTAAACCTGTAGAACGTTTTCTTCCGTGGCTGTCAGAAACACTTCAGGAACGCCTGAAACAGTTTGAGCGGCAGTCAAAGACTTTTAATCTGGTGATGGTTGGCGGTGGTGCAGCGGGTGTTGAAGTCGCCATGGCTTTGAAAGAACGATTCAGATACAGCACAGCGCTAACCATACATATCATGACTTCCAACGGTGTCGTGCCGGGACACTCCCGTGCTGTACGACAACTGGTTAATAACGAACTGGCTCAAAAAGGCATTCAGGTCCATACCGATTTTCAGGTGGCTTCTGTTTCTGACCATTGCATTCACAGCCTGTCGGGCCGGCAACTGCCCTATGATCAGGTCATCCTTGCCACACCGGCCTGTCCCGCGCCCTGGACAGCCCATAGTGGTTTAAGTACTGATCGAACGGGTTTTATACGCGTCAATCCATTTCTGCAATCATGCAGCCACGACAACGTGTTTGCCTGTGGTGATATTGCCGCCTTTACCGAAACAGCCCTGGCCAGGTGCGGTGTTTATGCGGTGCGTCAGGCACCGGTACTACACCAGAACTTAAAAGCCTGGCTTAATGGCCAAGCCCTTCAGCCTTATCGGCCTCAGCAGCAATTTTTATCTCTGCTTAGCTGTGCGAATGGTCGCGCCATTGCTTCCAGAGGTGCCTTCAGGGCAAAGGGCTCCCTGATATGGCTCTGGAAAAACTGGATAGACAAACGTTTTATGGCACAGTTTCCCACCCCACTTTATGATTCAGTGGGTTCTGACCTTCTGCCATACCGCAAACCATTGCCTGCTGAAAAAGACCAGTCACTACTCAATAAAAAACCATGA
- a CDS encoding cold shock domain-containing protein: MEATEKEMEAMLEGTVKWFNNPKGYGFIQAQEATENQDVLIHYSVIEMEGFKTLKAGQSVQFEIGQGPKGLIATKVIPGNSGETGSDKQGDTPASREEILPA; encoded by the coding sequence ATGGAAGCGACCGAGAAGGAAATGGAAGCTATGCTGGAAGGAACAGTAAAGTGGTTCAATAACCCTAAAGGATATGGGTTTATTCAAGCTCAGGAAGCCACCGAAAATCAAGACGTACTGATTCATTACTCTGTCATTGAAATGGAAGGTTTTAAAACCTTGAAAGCAGGGCAGAGCGTTCAGTTTGAAATTGGTCAAGGCCCCAAAGGACTTATTGCTACCAAGGTAATACCTGGTAACAGTGGTGAAACCGGTAGTGACAAGCAGGGTGACACACCAGCCTCCCGGGAAGAAATACTTCCCGCCTGA